One segment of Metallosphaera cuprina Ar-4 DNA contains the following:
- the cdvB3 gene encoding cell division protein CdvB3: MKRGLQRLLVEVKTARGKLRLWQNRLTAKAEQFRRLSVSNASRFSTLAQQYAKESEQLESIITFLNKFDVILEMLELKLETIVFIDYISQDLVNIVEALKEFKRTTPMLGTELSLLVDEIYTGFYASVEVPEPIKIKAKEEAKVILQQSEDVLKERKEKLSTKT, translated from the coding sequence ATGAAAAGAGGCCTTCAGAGACTTTTAGTAGAGGTGAAAACGGCCCGTGGAAAGCTTAGACTTTGGCAGAACAGGCTCACAGCTAAGGCGGAGCAGTTCAGAAGACTTTCGGTTAGTAACGCTTCTAGATTCTCAACACTGGCTCAGCAATACGCTAAGGAGTCTGAACAACTTGAAAGTATTATAACATTTTTGAATAAATTTGATGTTATTCTAGAGATGCTTGAGCTGAAACTCGAGACAATTGTCTTTATAGACTATATATCTCAAGATTTAGTTAACATAGTTGAAGCGTTAAAGGAATTTAAGAGAACCACTCCCATGCTTGGGACGGAATTAAGTCTCTTGGTTGATGAGATATACACCGGATTTTACGCATCCGTTGAAGTCCCGGAACCTATAAAGATTAAGGCAAAGGAGGAGGCTAAGGTAATACTCCAACAAAGCGAGGATGTTCTTAAGGAAAGAAAGGAGAAACTTAGTACCAAAACTTAA
- a CDS encoding phosphoribosylaminoimidazolesuccinocarboxamide synthase encodes MVMEKISEGKTKEVFLLDNDHVLLRFKDYVTAGDGAKADIIDGKGVLNAQTSALLFRLLEREGIETHYVGMKDERTMIAKRLNMIPVEVVLRNYATGSIVKRLPIKEGEIFDPPIVEFFLKDDARHDPLLNYHHMRYLKLMNEEEARYIEGIVQRVNAVLTKVVERLNLVLYDFKLEFGRLGNKLLVGDEITLDAMRVREPQTQRILDKDLYRRGYPLEHVKSAYEEFLGRLRNVV; translated from the coding sequence TTGGTTATGGAGAAAATTTCCGAGGGGAAAACGAAGGAGGTTTTTCTCCTGGACAACGATCACGTCCTTCTTAGGTTCAAAGATTACGTAACAGCTGGTGACGGAGCTAAGGCTGACATAATAGATGGCAAGGGTGTGCTAAACGCTCAAACCTCAGCCCTCCTCTTTAGATTACTTGAACGTGAGGGAATAGAAACCCATTATGTAGGAATGAAAGACGAAAGGACCATGATAGCTAAGAGGCTTAACATGATACCTGTTGAAGTGGTACTGAGAAATTACGCTACGGGAAGCATAGTGAAGAGGCTTCCAATTAAGGAGGGAGAGATTTTTGACCCGCCTATAGTGGAGTTTTTCCTCAAGGACGACGCTAGGCACGATCCCTTATTGAATTATCATCACATGAGATACTTGAAGCTAATGAACGAGGAGGAGGCTAGATACATAGAGGGTATAGTTCAGAGGGTAAACGCTGTGTTAACCAAAGTAGTTGAAAGGCTTAATCTCGTGCTATACGATTTCAAACTAGAGTTCGGTAGGTTAGGAAACAAGCTACTCGTTGGGGACGAGATTACCTTAGACGCTATGAGAGTGAGGGAACCGCAGACTCAGAGGATCCTAGATAAGGACCTCTATAGGAGAGGCTATCCGTTGGAACACGTTAAGTCGGCCTATGAGGAGTTCCTAGGTAGGTTGAGGAATGTGGTATGA
- a CDS encoding 7-carboxy-7-deazaguanine synthase QueE, whose translation MRYWIVEIFTSIQGEGTLIGRPSNFVRLAGCNLRCVWCDTKNSWMREDGEPMEIEDILSKLSTSVKWTTITGGEPLLQDILPLAVSLKNKGFRVAIETNGTLKPKPELRKVVDIFSVSPKLLNSGHRLKYDFSDDWATYYKFVIVNAKEDLKEVKDFVDRQHIDPEKVIVQPDGNRLDYVYALRELSDAVMELGLPFRVLPQLHRIISYR comes from the coding sequence GTGCGGTATTGGATTGTTGAAATCTTCACTTCAATTCAAGGAGAGGGAACCCTGATAGGGAGACCCTCAAATTTCGTTAGGTTAGCTGGATGTAACTTACGTTGTGTATGGTGCGACACTAAGAACTCCTGGATGAGGGAAGATGGAGAACCTATGGAGATTGAAGATATCCTAAGTAAGTTGAGTACGTCCGTGAAATGGACTACAATAACTGGTGGGGAACCTCTACTTCAAGATATATTACCTCTTGCAGTTTCCTTGAAGAACAAAGGGTTTAGAGTTGCTATAGAGACCAACGGTACGCTAAAGCCAAAACCTGAACTGAGAAAAGTGGTTGACATCTTCTCCGTGTCCCCTAAGCTGCTCAACTCTGGACACAGGCTTAAGTATGATTTCTCTGACGATTGGGCAACATACTACAAGTTCGTTATTGTAAACGCTAAAGAGGATCTTAAAGAGGTTAAGGATTTCGTGGATAGACAACACATAGACCCTGAGAAGGTTATAGTTCAACCTGATGGAAACAGGCTAGACTACGTTTACGCGTTAAGGGAACTTTCTGACGCTGTTATGGAGCTCGGTTTGCCCTTCAGGGTCCTTCCTCAGCTCCACAGGATCATCTCTTATAGATGA
- the metG gene encoding methionine--tRNA ligase subunit beta: MEITIEDFQKVEMKVGLVIEAERIEGTRLLKLKIDLGSEMRQIISGIAEYYKPEQLLNKKVIVLANLKPRVIRGYESQGMILAAGCKEDEERGVRPVLLTPDGDVPQGTKIC; encoded by the coding sequence ATGGAAATTACCATAGAAGATTTTCAAAAGGTTGAAATGAAGGTAGGTCTTGTTATAGAGGCTGAGAGGATAGAGGGGACCAGATTGCTTAAACTAAAGATAGACCTGGGCAGCGAAATGAGACAGATAATATCTGGTATAGCTGAGTATTATAAACCTGAACAGCTTCTAAATAAGAAGGTAATAGTTCTGGCCAATTTAAAACCAAGAGTCATTAGAGGATACGAAAGTCAAGGAATGATACTGGCCGCAGGTTGCAAGGAAGATGAGGAGAGAGGAGTTAGACCTGTCCTACTTACTCCTGATGGAGATGTCCCACAAGGTACTAAGATATGTTAA
- a CDS encoding NOG1 family protein, with translation MLNPFERLRVPPKVEDFIEIQARRLSSIGGKTVKEREIRRLKNYRDGLNAYLTFVRSFPKVDDLHPFYRTSLEIESGSLDRVKVCLSEIKKNAELARRILQQYEDLIRRNDEMEANKLMRSGFGRASSILRRSENCLSWLIQVVKKLSMERAIDPYMPTVIVSGPPNVGKSTLVSAISSAKPEVASYPFTTKEIHVGHMDCGIKVQVIDTPGILDRPDYKRNVIERRAVNALKNLQGLIIFLFDVSKSANYDPEEQLKIFNDVKTLGKPIVVVFNKIDDVDNEIRGEIISKINDRPLEISSEKRIGLNLIRREIFKWLKSISQDPSAVLDC, from the coding sequence ATGTTAAATCCTTTTGAGAGACTAAGAGTGCCTCCTAAGGTTGAGGACTTCATAGAGATCCAAGCTAGGAGACTAAGCTCAATTGGTGGCAAAACCGTAAAGGAAAGGGAGATAAGGAGATTGAAAAATTATAGAGATGGCTTAAACGCTTATCTAACGTTCGTGAGATCTTTCCCTAAGGTGGATGATTTACACCCCTTCTACAGAACGTCATTGGAGATAGAGTCCGGTTCTCTGGACAGGGTGAAAGTTTGCTTATCCGAGATTAAAAAGAACGCAGAGCTCGCTAGGAGGATCCTCCAACAGTACGAAGACTTGATTAGAAGAAACGATGAGATGGAAGCAAACAAGTTAATGAGATCCGGATTTGGTAGAGCTTCATCGATACTCAGGAGATCAGAGAATTGTTTATCTTGGCTGATTCAGGTGGTAAAGAAGCTCTCTATGGAGAGGGCGATAGATCCATATATGCCTACGGTAATAGTTTCCGGTCCCCCTAACGTAGGTAAGTCGACTCTGGTCTCAGCTATATCCTCTGCTAAACCAGAGGTAGCTAGCTACCCATTCACCACGAAGGAGATCCATGTTGGTCATATGGACTGTGGGATTAAGGTACAGGTCATCGATACTCCAGGTATTCTTGACAGACCCGACTATAAAAGGAACGTAATAGAGAGGAGAGCCGTCAATGCCTTAAAGAACCTACAGGGACTCATAATTTTCCTTTTTGACGTTTCTAAATCTGCTAATTATGACCCCGAGGAACAGTTAAAAATCTTTAACGATGTAAAGACATTAGGTAAGCCGATTGTAGTTGTGTTCAATAAGATTGACGACGTGGACAATGAAATAAGAGGCGAGATAATTTCTAAGATTAATGATAGGCCGCTTGAGATCAGCTCTGAGAAAAGGATTGGACTGAATCTTATAAGGAGAGAGATTTTTAAGTGGTTAAAGTCAATCTCTCAAGATCCTAGTGCGGTATTGGATTGTTGA
- the purF gene encoding amidophosphoribosyltransferase encodes MKEHCGVFGAVGPEATRLTFEGLKLLQHRGQESAGISWRKGGFITTLKGLGLVGEALDPSKIEESNLSIGHVRYSTTGSVTLEEAQPLDNGNISVSFNGTITNHFLFGRYSTDTEFILKFLAERISSGVSLVDSVKSFIDVADGAFSLLILSSQGEIIAVRDPRGFRPLVIGEIAETKVVSSEDSAIKQLGGKVISYVRPGEIVTLRENEIIREGISNLTPTTCSFEYIYFSRSDSEIDGVSVYASRIRLGEVLAKYHPANGEIVIPVPDSSRPIALGFSRASGIPLEEALVRTISSKRSFIMPSNERRKEVLKEKFGVVEWAVKGKKVVLIDDSIVRGNTMRRLITSLRDNGVREVHVRIGSPMIKYPCYMGIDFPRRSDLIANVGDVDKIAKEIDADSLEYLTVKEMEEAIGRTTLCKACFAGSYPLKGRYVLSNLESVFAR; translated from the coding sequence ATGAAGGAGCACTGCGGTGTGTTCGGAGCCGTAGGACCTGAAGCAACTAGATTGACGTTTGAGGGTTTAAAATTACTTCAACACAGGGGGCAGGAATCTGCAGGCATCTCCTGGAGGAAAGGTGGGTTCATAACTACTTTAAAGGGATTGGGATTGGTTGGAGAAGCGTTAGATCCTTCTAAAATAGAGGAGTCAAACTTGTCAATTGGTCACGTAAGATATTCAACTACGGGCTCTGTCACTCTGGAGGAGGCACAACCTTTAGATAATGGGAACATCTCCGTTTCGTTTAACGGTACTATAACAAATCACTTCTTATTTGGGAGGTATTCCACTGACACCGAGTTCATCCTCAAGTTCCTGGCCGAAAGGATTTCATCAGGTGTCAGTTTAGTCGACTCAGTTAAGTCCTTCATAGATGTAGCTGATGGGGCCTTCTCCTTGCTCATTCTCTCATCACAAGGCGAGATAATAGCGGTGAGAGATCCGAGAGGATTCAGGCCGCTAGTGATAGGCGAGATAGCTGAGACTAAGGTAGTCTCTTCGGAAGACTCGGCAATTAAACAGTTGGGAGGGAAGGTAATTAGCTATGTTCGTCCAGGTGAAATAGTAACATTGAGGGAGAACGAAATAATCAGGGAAGGAATTTCGAACTTAACTCCAACAACGTGCTCATTTGAGTACATTTATTTCTCTAGGAGCGATTCAGAAATAGATGGCGTTTCAGTTTACGCCTCTAGAATTAGGCTTGGCGAAGTTTTAGCTAAATATCATCCGGCCAATGGTGAGATCGTAATACCGGTTCCTGACTCATCCAGACCGATAGCGTTGGGGTTCTCCAGAGCTAGCGGAATTCCCTTAGAGGAGGCTCTTGTAAGGACGATCTCGTCAAAGAGGTCGTTCATAATGCCATCCAACGAGAGAAGGAAGGAGGTCCTCAAAGAGAAATTCGGTGTAGTTGAGTGGGCGGTTAAAGGAAAGAAAGTGGTTTTAATAGACGATTCGATCGTGCGGGGGAACACCATGAGGAGACTAATAACTTCTCTCAGGGATAACGGGGTTAGAGAGGTTCACGTGAGAATAGGTTCTCCAATGATAAAATACCCTTGTTATATGGGAATAGATTTCCCAAGGAGGTCGGACCTAATAGCTAACGTAGGTGACGTCGATAAGATAGCAAAGGAGATTGATGCGGATTCGTTAGAGTACCTAACTGTGAAGGAAATGGAGGAAGCTATAGGACGAACAACGTTATGTAAAGCCTGTTTCGCAGGATCTTATCCGCTTAAGGGAAGATATGTGCTCTCCAATCTTGAGAGCGTTTTCGCAAGGTGA
- a CDS encoding tRNA(Phe) 7-((3-amino-3-carboxypropyl)-4-demethylwyosine(37)-N(4))-methyltransferase, with the protein MVKRSSEWRKYKEEAIARLLRDKEIGYLDPDIWDLLSVFMNREKAFTYSSCSGRITIVDSVYPWSRKDSTVIYKNHFNLSTEELSRIVSRGGVRRLWLIVQGPILHVYTMDYEEAWIIIRVAREAGFKHSGILAENVKGILVELRTGIRMAHLLSASASPDDLERIATVANEVLKRGKEKKNLLRDVISSIRDDPVELRKDPEGQTELHNSVRKFP; encoded by the coding sequence ATGGTTAAGAGAAGTAGTGAGTGGCGAAAGTATAAGGAGGAAGCTATAGCTAGGCTATTGAGAGACAAAGAGATAGGTTATCTTGATCCAGATATATGGGACCTCCTCTCAGTTTTCATGAACAGAGAGAAGGCATTTACTTATAGTAGCTGTAGCGGGAGGATAACTATAGTTGATTCTGTGTATCCATGGAGTAGAAAAGATTCTACTGTGATTTACAAAAACCATTTTAACTTATCCACAGAGGAGTTGTCAAGGATTGTATCTAGAGGAGGAGTTAGAAGGCTTTGGTTAATAGTGCAAGGCCCCATACTTCACGTCTATACGATGGATTACGAGGAAGCTTGGATCATAATTAGAGTAGCTAGAGAGGCTGGTTTCAAACACAGTGGGATACTCGCAGAAAACGTAAAGGGAATACTAGTTGAGTTAAGGACAGGTATCAGGATGGCTCACCTCCTCTCTGCCAGCGCTAGTCCGGACGATCTTGAAAGGATTGCCACGGTGGCCAATGAAGTTTTGAAACGCGGTAAAGAAAAGAAGAACCTGCTCAGAGACGTCATATCATCTATAAGAGATGATCCTGTGGAGCTGAGGAAGGACCCTGAAGGGCAAACCGAGCTCCATAACAGCGTCAGAAAGTTCCCTTAA
- the purQ gene encoding phosphoribosylformylglycinamidine synthase I yields the protein MDVLKALKLVKADAEIVLFNKFDPDHYQGVVLPGGFSFGDYLRAGSIAANSEAIKGVKEMANEGKLVLGICNGFQILVEAGILKGALLPNLNLRFVTKWVWLRVKRKDTPFTKESKDVLFMPIAHAEGRYFLDDEESASEIAVLQYADERGVPTSEANPNGSLMNIAGITNEGENVLGLMPHPERASFRSISPNGSSDGLHILKVFGG from the coding sequence ATGGACGTCCTGAAGGCTCTGAAGCTGGTTAAGGCAGACGCGGAGATAGTTCTTTTCAATAAGTTCGATCCAGATCATTATCAAGGAGTTGTGCTACCAGGAGGGTTCAGCTTCGGGGATTACCTCAGGGCGGGTTCTATTGCGGCTAACAGTGAAGCGATAAAGGGTGTGAAAGAGATGGCCAACGAGGGTAAGCTTGTACTAGGAATATGTAATGGCTTTCAAATACTTGTTGAAGCAGGTATCTTAAAGGGCGCCCTACTACCCAACCTGAACCTTAGGTTCGTTACGAAATGGGTTTGGTTGAGGGTTAAGAGGAAGGACACTCCTTTCACCAAGGAAAGCAAGGACGTCCTGTTCATGCCTATAGCACATGCTGAGGGTCGATACTTCTTGGATGATGAGGAAAGCGCATCTGAGATAGCTGTACTACAATACGCTGATGAAAGGGGTGTACCTACGTCTGAAGCTAATCCTAACGGTTCACTAATGAACATAGCCGGGATAACAAACGAAGGTGAGAACGTTCTAGGGCTGATGCCTCATCCAGAGAGAGCCTCCTTTCGCTCCATCTCACCCAACGGATCTTCTGATGGGTTACATATACTAAAGGTGTTCGGCGGATGA
- the purS gene encoding phosphoribosylformylglycinamidine synthase subunit PurS: MIKVELIIINKDGVRDPEGETLKRYVVDEVGKDKVADVRVGKVIVIKVNSSSREEAEKFVTRLAEEKRLYNPIVHKVIVRSEKIEDGNN, from the coding sequence ATGATTAAGGTCGAGCTAATAATTATAAATAAGGACGGAGTTAGAGATCCGGAAGGGGAGACCCTAAAAAGGTACGTAGTTGATGAAGTGGGGAAGGATAAGGTAGCGGATGTTAGAGTCGGAAAAGTCATTGTCATAAAGGTCAATTCGTCCTCAAGGGAGGAGGCCGAGAAGTTCGTGACTAGACTGGCTGAAGAGAAGAGGTTGTACAACCCGATAGTTCATAAAGTTATAGTAAGGAGTGAGAAAATTGAGGACGGCAATAATTAA
- a CDS encoding dihydrolipoyl dehydrogenase family protein, whose amino-acid sequence MEFDVMVIGGGVAGVSAALRASELGKTVALVERDQIGGECINRACIPSKTLIDAVKAISRVSSSPWLISTSKIDYSKLNENKGKIISAIKEKMEKNLSKNNVKTLKGEAKIKAQGEVEVNGKIHTSEYLVLSTGSVPLSLPDFPLNDKNVLDPWTAMNLKEIKDRIVIVGGGVAGVELATLFRSLDKEVTILELMPQLLPGFDRDLAQATKKRLEEKGIRVFLNAKSKITSSDGLVKFSVNLPNSSEEIVGDLAVITIGRKATTENLNLKELGVETDQRGYIKVDSQGRTSNPKVFAAGDVAGVPLSATKAWRQGLVAGDNIGGKSSRMPKYIPSSIFADMEIGTIGRTAEDLKKAGVEAKEILVEMKDIPRAWTVNETEGFLKLVIAGDKIEGAHMIGEGATEVINTLAVVMELGVTVNQLYSVTFSHPTVSEVIGEAIQRLTIGEIY is encoded by the coding sequence ATGGAATTTGATGTAATGGTAATAGGTGGAGGGGTAGCTGGAGTTTCCGCTGCCCTTAGAGCTTCAGAATTAGGTAAGACCGTTGCCCTAGTGGAGAGAGATCAGATAGGAGGCGAATGTATAAACAGGGCGTGTATACCATCAAAGACCTTAATAGACGCTGTAAAGGCTATAAGTAGGGTTTCCTCATCTCCTTGGCTGATCTCAACCTCTAAGATAGACTATTCTAAGCTGAACGAGAACAAGGGCAAGATAATCTCTGCCATAAAAGAAAAAATGGAAAAGAATCTCTCTAAGAATAACGTTAAGACGTTAAAGGGAGAGGCGAAGATAAAGGCTCAAGGGGAAGTTGAGGTTAACGGTAAGATTCACACTTCAGAATACCTAGTTCTCTCAACTGGATCTGTTCCACTTTCTTTACCTGACTTCCCTCTCAACGATAAAAACGTACTCGATCCTTGGACAGCAATGAACCTCAAGGAGATCAAGGACAGAATCGTTATAGTGGGAGGAGGTGTCGCTGGAGTGGAGTTAGCTACTCTATTTAGATCGTTAGATAAGGAGGTGACTATCTTAGAACTCATGCCTCAATTACTTCCAGGATTTGATAGGGATCTAGCGCAGGCCACTAAGAAGAGATTAGAGGAGAAAGGAATCAGAGTGTTCCTTAACGCTAAGTCCAAGATAACATCGTCTGACGGGTTAGTTAAGTTCTCTGTGAATCTACCCAATTCTTCGGAGGAGATAGTGGGAGATCTGGCTGTAATAACTATAGGAAGAAAAGCTACAACGGAGAACCTTAATCTAAAAGAACTTGGCGTTGAGACGGATCAAAGAGGATACATAAAGGTAGATAGTCAGGGAAGGACAAGTAACCCTAAAGTTTTCGCAGCGGGAGACGTCGCCGGCGTGCCCCTTTCTGCTACAAAGGCTTGGAGACAGGGATTAGTTGCTGGAGATAACATAGGTGGAAAGAGCAGCAGGATGCCCAAGTACATACCGTCTTCGATCTTTGCGGACATGGAGATAGGAACCATAGGGAGGACGGCTGAAGACCTGAAGAAGGCTGGAGTGGAGGCGAAGGAAATATTAGTTGAGATGAAGGACATCCCTAGAGCTTGGACTGTAAATGAGACTGAGGGATTCCTGAAGCTTGTGATAGCGGGAGATAAGATTGAAGGTGCTCACATGATAGGAGAAGGTGCCACGGAAGTTATAAACACGTTAGCGGTAGTCATGGAACTAGGGGTTACTGTCAATCAGCTTTACTCAGTGACGTTCTCGCATCCTACCGTAAGCGAAGTGATAGGAGAGGCCATACAAAGGCTTACTATCGGAGAAATATATTAA
- the purL gene encoding phosphoribosylformylglycinamidine synthase subunit PurL, which yields MILTLSEREMEVARKVLQREPNEAEWRMLDVLWSEHCSYKSSKVFLRSLPSEGPNVVMSVEDWQDAGAVDIGDGLALVLKVESHNHPSAVDPFNGAATGVGGILRDIISKGAMPIALLDMIRVGELNEKGKWLLRNIIAGIGFYGNSVGVPVVGGELSFDSTYNDNPLVDVACVGIVDKGSIVPSVVKEPGLRLVLTGFTGLDGLGGASFASRKLSGNDEIGAVQIADPFAGKIVIDSTLEVIKYVDAIKDLGGGGLAVAVTEMANGLGAIVNLEKVPLRVKELLPEEIIISETQERMLFAVKPENVEKVCSKFKEFNYPCEDIGEITPDRRVKFLYNGKTVADLPSELLLSPPLNLMPSERAPRRYNVPKDVTIEEAINKVLSHPDLVSKEIVYSQYDYEVGTSTLVKPGEADSAVLELPNGRLLALKADANQDLCSEDPYECGKSIVAESFRNLSTVGARGIALVDHLQFGDPRKPHVYQDFIESLRGIAEASRFFSTPIVGGKVSFHNEDKDGNPIKPTPLVVMAGLIEDKVVRNEVREGTLVLLGNTRDETRGTLFSRIFGSWGEVPKARLMEDLLASKLILKGISEDKVLWDKDVSKGGLAGALLPIIVKGYSVKIFSSSIIGTSSLIGKMFSENGGRFLVITDDPQWFTYQSGRLGIQASIVGKVEKGSSLWIDNKEFKMDGIIDNYFSYLEKVVWS from the coding sequence ATGATCCTAACTCTTTCAGAAAGAGAAATGGAAGTGGCTAGGAAAGTCCTTCAAAGAGAGCCTAACGAAGCTGAGTGGAGAATGCTAGATGTCCTGTGGTCAGAACACTGCTCTTACAAGAGCTCCAAGGTGTTCCTGAGAAGTTTACCCAGTGAGGGACCCAACGTCGTAATGAGCGTCGAAGATTGGCAGGACGCTGGTGCAGTAGATATAGGAGATGGATTGGCTCTTGTCCTTAAAGTTGAGAGTCATAACCATCCGTCGGCTGTGGATCCTTTCAACGGGGCCGCGACAGGAGTTGGAGGAATATTACGAGATATAATAAGCAAGGGAGCTATGCCTATAGCTCTCCTGGACATGATAAGGGTTGGTGAGTTAAATGAGAAAGGGAAGTGGTTACTAAGGAACATAATAGCGGGGATAGGATTTTACGGAAACAGTGTTGGGGTTCCCGTAGTTGGGGGAGAGTTATCGTTTGACAGCACTTATAACGATAATCCTTTAGTTGACGTAGCCTGTGTAGGAATTGTAGATAAGGGGTCAATAGTGCCCAGTGTGGTGAAAGAGCCCGGTCTGAGGTTGGTCCTAACGGGTTTCACGGGCTTAGATGGCCTTGGAGGAGCTTCGTTCGCATCGAGAAAACTAAGCGGTAATGATGAAATCGGTGCCGTTCAGATTGCGGACCCGTTTGCTGGTAAAATTGTGATCGACTCCACCCTTGAGGTCATAAAGTACGTAGACGCGATCAAGGACTTAGGAGGGGGAGGTCTAGCGGTCGCGGTTACAGAGATGGCAAACGGCTTGGGAGCGATTGTGAATCTAGAGAAGGTCCCACTGAGAGTTAAGGAACTACTGCCTGAAGAAATTATAATTTCGGAGACGCAGGAGAGGATGCTCTTTGCGGTGAAACCGGAGAATGTAGAAAAGGTTTGCTCCAAGTTTAAAGAATTCAACTATCCTTGTGAGGACATAGGCGAAATAACTCCCGACAGAAGAGTTAAGTTTCTATACAACGGAAAGACGGTGGCTGACCTCCCGTCAGAACTTCTATTGTCACCTCCATTAAATCTGATGCCATCTGAACGAGCTCCTAGGAGATACAACGTTCCGAAGGATGTGACGATTGAGGAGGCTATCAACAAGGTACTATCGCATCCTGATCTTGTAAGTAAGGAGATAGTGTACTCTCAATACGATTATGAGGTTGGGACGTCAACTTTAGTGAAGCCAGGTGAGGCTGATAGCGCAGTGCTCGAGCTTCCAAACGGAAGGTTACTAGCCTTAAAAGCTGACGCTAATCAAGACCTTTGCTCCGAAGATCCCTACGAGTGTGGTAAATCGATAGTCGCGGAGTCCTTTAGGAACTTGTCAACCGTAGGTGCAAGGGGGATAGCCCTAGTGGACCATCTTCAGTTTGGAGATCCTAGAAAACCTCACGTTTATCAGGACTTTATAGAATCCCTCAGAGGGATAGCTGAGGCCTCTAGGTTCTTCTCAACTCCAATAGTAGGAGGCAAGGTCTCCTTCCACAACGAGGATAAGGATGGGAACCCTATAAAGCCCACTCCATTAGTTGTGATGGCCGGTCTCATAGAGGACAAAGTGGTCCGAAACGAGGTTAGAGAAGGTACTTTAGTACTCCTGGGGAACACTAGGGACGAAACTAGGGGAACCTTATTTAGCAGGATATTCGGAAGTTGGGGGGAGGTGCCAAAGGCTAGGTTAATGGAGGATCTGCTTGCCTCAAAGCTCATATTAAAAGGTATAAGTGAGGACAAGGTTTTATGGGATAAGGACGTTTCTAAAGGCGGGTTAGCAGGGGCTCTACTCCCAATAATCGTGAAGGGATATTCTGTCAAGATTTTCTCCTCTTCGATAATAGGGACGTCAAGCCTAATAGGGAAGATGTTCTCTGAGAACGGAGGAAGGTTCTTAGTTATAACTGACGACCCGCAATGGTTTACGTATCAATCGGGAAGGCTTGGAATTCAAGCCTCAATTGTAGGTAAGGTCGAAAAGGGATCCAGCCTATGGATTGACAATAAGGAATTCAAGATGGACGGGATCATCGACAACTACTTCTCTTATCTCGAGAAGGTGGTTTGGTCATGA
- a CDS encoding ArsR/SmtB family transcription factor yields MSHERERRQVKKLFTFLFITSRGGQTRIRIVKSLLNGALNANQLSTLLSLDYKTVQHHLDVLQQNMIVTKEGRDYGALYRPSKTFMAYLDVFLELVSDPKLSKTTKKEP; encoded by the coding sequence ATGAGCCATGAGCGGGAGAGAAGGCAGGTAAAGAAGCTGTTTACGTTCCTTTTTATTACATCAAGAGGTGGACAAACTAGGATAAGAATAGTGAAGTCTCTTCTGAATGGGGCCCTTAATGCAAATCAGCTCAGCACTCTTCTCTCCCTCGACTACAAAACCGTTCAACATCACTTAGATGTTCTACAACAGAACATGATCGTGACAAAGGAGGGGAGAGATTACGGGGCTTTGTACAGGCCCAGCAAGACGTTCATGGCGTATCTAGACGTTTTCCTTGAGTTAGTGTCGGATCCAAAATTATCAAAGACAACCAAAAAAGAACCCTAA